Proteins from a single region of Candidatus Parcubacteria bacterium:
- a CDS encoding histidine phosphatase family protein (Derived by automated computational analysis using gene prediction method: Protein Homology.), which translates to MLNIYLARHGQDEDNFNGILNGHRNNPLTELGQTQAQTLAAHIKEQGLSFEKIYASPLRRAHQTAQIVAAALDYPEPTVEPDLIERDFGVMTGKKISEIETLHPDEIFHSNGVTYFLSAEGSETLPEALERAKGFLAKLRAAHPEGGNILLVTHGDFSKMMFAAFYDLPWKEALQSFHFGNSELILLAPGLNPDEAHIFKVEQFNK; encoded by the coding sequence ATGTTAAACATTTATCTCGCTCGTCATGGCCAAGATGAAGATAACTTCAATGGTATTTTAAATGGTCATCGCAACAACCCTCTAACGGAGTTAGGTCAAACTCAAGCGCAAACTCTCGCCGCTCACATTAAAGAACAGGGTTTATCTTTTGAAAAAATTTATGCCTCGCCTTTGCGCCGTGCTCACCAAACCGCGCAAATTGTGGCGGCCGCTTTAGATTATCCGGAACCAACAGTGGAGCCTGATTTAATTGAGAGAGATTTTGGAGTGATGACGGGTAAAAAAATTTCCGAGATTGAAACGCTTCATCCCGATGAAATTTTTCATAGTAATGGCGTGACCTACTTTTTATCAGCCGAAGGCTCAGAAACTTTACCAGAAGCCTTAGAGCGAGCAAAAGGATTTTTAGCTAAGCTCCGCGCGGCGCACCCGGAAGGAGGTAATATTCTATTGGTCACTCATGGTGATTTTAGCAAGATGATGTTTGCTGCTTTTTATGATTTACCTTGGAAAGAAGCTTTACAGTCTTTTCATTTTGGTAACTCCGAGCTTATACTTTTAGCGCCTGGCTTGAACCCGGACGAGGCGCACATTTTTAAAGTTGAACAATTCAATAAATAA
- a CDS encoding hypothetical protein (Derived by automated computational analysis using gene prediction method: GeneMarkS-2+.): protein MARPEKQKRFFLVIGFILATTLLGYLLYRVFFSGALVNKEPETLVPGEIATGTLPSAGESESQTGTSTTGNLPDSEDNLSVTPWRPGDTLPPDPNEPSAQALGGVTKVNLIVNDPTIGLTKSSSGIQYYNADDGYFYRLGADGKTEKISDEIFYSVQDVTWAPDGKKAVLEYPDNSKILYNFEKEKQVSFPAHWEEFSFSPQSDQIITKSIGLDPGNRFLTVAADDGSQVYNLEEIGTNADKVQPGWSPNNQIVATYARGLDFDRQEVFFVGLHGENFKSTIVEGRGLNYTWSQTGDRLLYSVYNSKSDLKPLLWIVEAQGDRISEGRQSLGLNTWADKCTFATNTEIYCAVPTELEEGSGIFRAVAANSHDEIYKINLQNGTRTLIAIPDGKYNINQVVVDDNQNQLTFSDSRTGNIYQINLK from the coding sequence ATGGCCCGACCTGAAAAGCAAAAAAGATTTTTCCTCGTCATTGGCTTCATCTTGGCCACTACCCTTTTAGGCTATCTACTCTATCGCGTCTTTTTTAGTGGCGCTTTAGTCAATAAAGAGCCGGAGACATTAGTGCCTGGAGAGATCGCGACCGGGACTTTACCGAGTGCCGGCGAAAGCGAAAGCCAGACCGGAACCAGCACGACCGGGAATTTACCAGACAGTGAAGACAATCTTTCTGTGACTCCTTGGCGACCGGGAGATACCCTGCCCCCCGATCCGAATGAGCCTTCTGCCCAAGCCCTTGGCGGTGTCACTAAAGTTAATTTAATTGTTAACGATCCGACCATCGGCCTGACCAAAAGCAGTAGCGGTATTCAATATTACAATGCTGACGATGGCTACTTCTACCGTTTAGGCGCTGATGGTAAAACCGAAAAAATTAGCGATGAAATTTTTTATAGCGTTCAAGATGTGACCTGGGCGCCAGACGGGAAAAAAGCAGTCTTAGAATATCCGGATAACAGTAAAATTTTATATAATTTTGAAAAGGAAAAACAAGTGAGCTTCCCCGCTCATTGGGAAGAATTTTCTTTTTCACCGCAGAGCGATCAGATAATAACCAAAAGCATCGGTCTTGATCCGGGCAACCGCTTTTTAACGGTCGCCGCAGACGATGGTTCGCAAGTTTATAATTTGGAAGAGATTGGCACTAACGCCGATAAGGTCCAACCGGGCTGGTCACCAAACAATCAGATTGTCGCAACTTATGCGCGCGGATTGGACTTTGATCGCCAAGAAGTATTTTTTGTCGGTCTCCATGGCGAGAATTTTAAATCAACGATTGTTGAGGGGCGCGGCTTAAACTACACTTGGTCACAAACTGGCGATCGCTTACTCTACAGTGTTTATAATTCAAAAAGCGACCTAAAACCTCTGCTCTGGATTGTTGAAGCCCAAGGTGACAGGATTAGCGAGGGCCGCCAAAGCTTAGGCCTTAATACGTGGGCAGACAAATGTACTTTTGCCACCAACACCGAAATTTATTGCGCCGTCCCCACCGAGCTAGAAGAGGGTTCCGGTATTTTCCGCGCCGTAGCGGCTAATAGCCATGACGAAATTTATAAAATCAATCTCCAAAACGGCACGCGCACTTTAATCGCTATTCCTGATGGTAAATATAATATCAATCAGGTAGTGGTCGATGATAATCAAAATCAGCTCACCTTCTCTGACAGTCGCACCGGCAACATTTACCAAATTAATTTAAAATAA
- the yihA gene encoding ribosome biogenesis GTP-binding protein YihA/YsxC (Derived by automated computational analysis using gene prediction method: Protein Homology. GO_component: GO:0005737 - cytoplasm [Evidence IEA]; GO_function: GO:0003924 - GTPase activity [Evidence IEA]; GO_function: GO:0005525 - GTP binding [Evidence IEA]; GO_function: GO:0043022 - ribosome binding [Evidence IEA]; GO_process: GO:0042254 - ribosome biogenesis [Evidence IEA]) — protein sequence MLKEKTNSKTPPPKFLKTAMGADPIFSTETPQVAFIGRSNVGKSSTLNALTGAKKLAIASATPGRTRGINIFSWENLYLVDLPGYGYAKLPNKERQRLSELMGWYLFNDSFSPRLVVQVIDARLGPTPADLEILELLEANERRVLIIANKSDKLKAGDRAKIRRLLTTKLGSRPVFFYSAQTGIGVPEIRQEILC from the coding sequence ATGCTTAAAGAAAAAACTAATTCCAAGACCCCGCCGCCCAAGTTTTTAAAAACTGCTATGGGCGCTGATCCGATCTTTTCTACCGAGACGCCGCAAGTCGCTTTTATTGGCCGCTCGAACGTGGGTAAATCTAGCACTTTAAATGCTTTGACGGGCGCTAAAAAATTAGCGATTGCCAGCGCGACCCCGGGGCGGACCCGAGGGATTAATATATTTTCTTGGGAAAATCTTTACTTAGTTGATTTGCCGGGCTACGGCTATGCCAAGCTGCCTAATAAAGAAAGGCAGCGCTTGTCCGAGCTTATGGGTTGGTACTTGTTTAATGATAGTTTTTCTCCGCGCCTGGTTGTACAAGTCATTGACGCACGCCTGGGACCGACGCCGGCGGATTTAGAAATTTTGGAATTATTAGAAGCTAATGAACGCCGCGTTTTGATTATCGCGAACAAATCTGATAAACTAAAAGCCGGTGACCGGGCCAAAATCCGTCGCCTCTTAACTACTAAACTAGGATCTCGGCCGGTCTTTTTTTATTCCGCCCAAACAGGAATAGGTGTCCCTGAGATTCGTCAAGAAATTTTATGTTAA
- the thrS gene encoding threonine--tRNA ligase (Derived by automated computational analysis using gene prediction method: Protein Homology. GO_component: GO:0005737 - cytoplasm [Evidence IEA]; GO_function: GO:0004829 - threonine-tRNA ligase activity [Evidence IEA]; GO_process: GO:0006435 - threonyl-tRNA aminoacylation [Evidence IEA]) yields the protein MSKKNLPVDSASTKRHSLAHLLALAVIEKYPHAQLAIGPAIDTGFYYDIDFGETKIVEADLKELEKRMVHLVKQNLSFTRSEKNIEAALAEAQEEKHPYKEELIADLKSAGETTVSFYSVGEFTDLCRGPHVANTKEIAAGSFKLEKLAGAYWRGDEKNRMLTRIYGLAFNTKQELDDYLTMQAEAEKRDHRKLGKELDLFMNHEVAPGMPFFLPKGMILLQELTKFIRTFSYGEGYKEVRTPQLLNAELWKISGHWDHYQEDMFCLHHAEDNIDIGVKPMNCPAHMLVFKRDLHSYRDLPLRLAETSTLYRNEKSGTLHGLTRVRSLSQDDCHIFARPEQILEEIAELLAKVKNIYTIFDLKIDEIHLSTRPEKFLGEKEVWDEAEADLKQALENAKLDYKINEGDGAFYGPKIDVKVKDAIGRQWQLATVQLDFQLPQRFELKYTDADGSAKTPVVIHRALLGSIERFLGVIIEHYAGAFPAWLSPVQVKIVSVSSAHLSYCQQLETELRAQGIRVEVDDSNETVGNKIRKAVNEKVPYMLVIGDKEVGSAVLAVRDRGQREAREINKDEFIAELQEKIEHYQ from the coding sequence ATGTCTAAAAAAAATCTTCCCGTCGATTCAGCCTCGACCAAGCGACATTCACTCGCCCATCTTTTGGCGCTAGCGGTAATTGAAAAATACCCCCACGCCCAATTGGCAATCGGCCCAGCTATCGATACTGGCTTCTATTACGATATTGATTTTGGGGAAACGAAAATCGTCGAAGCCGATTTAAAAGAACTGGAGAAAAGAATGGTTCATTTGGTTAAACAAAATTTAAGTTTTACTCGCAGTGAAAAAAATATTGAGGCCGCTTTAGCTGAAGCCCAAGAAGAAAAACATCCTTACAAAGAAGAACTGATTGCCGACTTAAAAAGTGCCGGCGAAACAACCGTCAGTTTTTATAGTGTCGGTGAATTTACCGATCTCTGTCGCGGTCCTCATGTGGCCAACACTAAAGAAATTGCTGCCGGTAGCTTTAAATTAGAAAAGTTGGCTGGCGCTTATTGGCGGGGCGACGAAAAAAATCGCATGCTCACTCGGATTTACGGTTTGGCTTTTAATACCAAACAGGAACTTGATGATTACTTAACCATGCAGGCAGAGGCGGAGAAAAGAGATCATCGCAAATTAGGCAAAGAGTTAGATTTATTTATGAACCATGAAGTCGCTCCGGGCATGCCCTTCTTCTTACCTAAAGGGATGATCTTGCTCCAAGAGTTAACCAAATTTATCCGAACTTTTTCTTATGGCGAGGGTTATAAAGAAGTGCGCACCCCCCAACTGTTAAATGCCGAACTATGGAAAATTTCCGGTCATTGGGATCATTATCAAGAAGATATGTTTTGCCTGCACCACGCCGAAGACAATATTGATATCGGTGTTAAGCCGATGAATTGCCCGGCGCACATGCTGGTTTTTAAACGCGACCTCCATTCTTATCGCGATCTGCCTTTACGCTTAGCGGAAACAAGCACTTTGTATCGTAATGAAAAATCCGGAACTCTCCACGGGCTAACCCGGGTGCGCTCTTTGTCGCAAGACGATTGCCATATCTTTGCCCGCCCCGAGCAAATTTTAGAGGAGATTGCCGAACTACTCGCCAAGGTAAAAAACATCTACACAATTTTTGACTTAAAGATTGATGAGATTCATCTCTCCACGCGTCCAGAAAAGTTTTTAGGCGAAAAGGAAGTTTGGGATGAAGCGGAAGCCGATTTAAAACAAGCCTTAGAGAACGCCAAATTAGATTACAAAATTAATGAAGGCGATGGCGCTTTTTATGGCCCAAAAATTGACGTCAAAGTAAAAGACGCGATTGGCCGACAGTGGCAATTGGCCACTGTTCAATTAGACTTTCAGTTGCCCCAGCGCTTTGAATTAAAATATACCGATGCTGATGGCAGTGCCAAAACACCGGTAGTTATTCACCGCGCCCTACTCGGCTCCATTGAGAGATTTTTAGGAGTTATCATTGAGCACTATGCCGGCGCTTTCCCGGCCTGGCTGTCTCCGGTGCAAGTAAAGATTGTTTCGGTCTCCAGCGCCCACCTCTCTTACTGTCAGCAGCTAGAAACGGAACTAAGAGCTCAAGGCATCCGCGTGGAAGTTGATGATTCTAACGAAACCGTCGGCAACAAAATTAGAAAAGCGGTCAATGAGAAAGTGCCTTACATGTTAGTTATCGGCGATAAAGAAGTTGGTTCCGCTGTCCTGGCGGTTCGTGATCGCGGCCAGCGGGAGGCCCGCGAAATTAATAAGGACGAGTTCATTGCCGAGCTTCAAGAAAAAATTGAGCACTATCAGTAA
- a CDS encoding hypothetical protein (Derived by automated computational analysis using gene prediction method: GeneMarkS-2+.), whose protein sequence is MSAFKKPKAHASLAPDLASNPEVLEVNLVRDEVAVEFNWGRRLGSLFLVLVLVAALVVEIYFGLDWWQGQERTQAEKIKSEHLAATQQINNINNNFKDFLNFKDKVSLVEKLIDQHIYWSDFFTWLEQNTLNSVRYVDFSGDVSGEYALAAQTKNYRDVSWQVKAFKDNPWVDEVSVSAANLEEAEVEDSSLKEEWINFSIALKIKPQIFYRLRSQIEAADSSKPAQNGLNQTDLDSESQDNLEQVNLNSEGGISFPEINSAIIQNDFLTATDTEDILSPEIIEIPESNLPPLNDEPIAPEIEDFAPDRPGLNETVIEGNTEDPVLINFE, encoded by the coding sequence ATGTCCGCTTTTAAAAAACCTAAAGCTCATGCCTCTCTCGCTCCGGATTTAGCTTCTAATCCGGAAGTTTTGGAAGTGAACCTGGTGCGCGATGAAGTGGCCGTGGAGTTTAATTGGGGTCGCCGTCTTGGTTCGCTATTTTTAGTTTTAGTTTTAGTTGCCGCTTTAGTAGTGGAGATTTATTTTGGGCTTGATTGGTGGCAAGGACAAGAGAGAACTCAGGCGGAGAAAATTAAGAGTGAGCATTTAGCTGCCACTCAGCAAATAAATAATATTAATAATAATTTTAAAGATTTTCTCAATTTTAAAGACAAGGTATCTTTAGTAGAAAAATTAATTGATCAGCATATTTATTGGAGCGATTTTTTCACTTGGTTGGAGCAGAATACCCTGAACTCTGTCCGTTATGTTGATTTTTCCGGCGATGTCAGTGGGGAATATGCCCTAGCGGCGCAAACCAAAAATTATCGCGATGTCAGTTGGCAAGTGAAAGCCTTTAAAGATAATCCCTGGGTGGATGAAGTTTCGGTTTCGGCCGCTAACTTAGAAGAGGCGGAGGTTGAGGACTCCAGTCTTAAGGAAGAATGGATAAACTTTAGTATTGCTTTAAAAATAAAACCGCAAATTTTTTATCGTCTGCGCTCGCAAATAGAAGCGGCGGATAGCTCTAAACCTGCTCAGAATGGCCTTAACCAAACCGATCTTGATTCTGAGAGTCAAGATAATCTTGAGCAAGTGAATCTTAATTCTGAGGGGGGGATCTCTTTTCCTGAGATTAACTCGGCTATCATTCAGAATGATTTCCTGACCGCTACCGACACTGAAGACATTTTAAGTCCGGAAATTATTGAGATTCCCGAGTCCAACCTGCCGCCCTTAAATGATGAACCGATCGCCCCGGAGATCGAAGATTTTGCGCCGGACCGCCCGGGTCTAAACGAAACCGTGATTGAGGGAAACACTGAAGATCCAGTTTTGATTAATTTTGAATAA
- a CDS encoding C39 family peptidase (Derived by automated computational analysis using gene prediction method: Protein Homology.) → MKNFIFFIFFFLALGALPTQAVSDIVPFTPQAPTANWDDPRQQDGCEEASALMAMAWVRGENSLPTAAAEAEILKISDYIQEKYGESRDLYVADVVTRIFYDYFDYNDVCLLYKVTPEKLEEYLKAGHLILAPANGQALANPYFTPPGPENHMLVLKDYDASTSEFITNDPGTKRGANYRYDRDLLFNAIRAYPTGFHLPHPAVDEKTVIVIKKK, encoded by the coding sequence ATGAAAAATTTCATATTTTTTATTTTTTTCTTTTTAGCCCTGGGGGCTCTACCCACTCAGGCCGTTTCGGATATAGTTCCTTTTACCCCGCAGGCGCCAACCGCTAACTGGGATGACCCCCGCCAGCAAGATGGCTGTGAGGAGGCCTCGGCTTTAATGGCGATGGCCTGGGTGCGCGGTGAAAATAGTTTGCCGACGGCCGCAGCGGAGGCCGAGATTCTAAAAATATCTGATTATATTCAAGAGAAATATGGCGAGTCGCGTGATCTTTATGTAGCGGATGTGGTGACGCGAATTTTTTATGATTACTTTGATTATAATGATGTTTGTTTGCTCTATAAAGTTACTCCAGAAAAACTTGAGGAATACTTGAAAGCGGGACACTTAATTCTGGCGCCTGCCAATGGTCAGGCTTTAGCTAATCCTTACTTCACTCCGCCCGGACCAGAAAATCACATGCTGGTTTTAAAAGATTATGACGCTTCAACTTCTGAATTTATTACTAATGACCCGGGAACGAAACGCGGCGCCAATTACCGCTATGATCGCGACTTATTATTTAACGCGATTCGTGCCTATCCGACTGGTTTCCATTTACCTCATCCGGCCGTGGATGAAAAAACGGTAATTGTTATAAAGAAAAAATAA
- a CDS encoding hypothetical protein (Derived by automated computational analysis using gene prediction method: GeneMarkS-2+.), which produces MNSALAKKNKINTLLNRYFNLGVIVLAIFLLLLAYILVLRPKADEVVLSAQETIYSQQRLLQAEQARLDRLTAAVEAYSQINPVDIERVNNILPSDYDKEALFGEVEELINNQGFILTSLVIKKDTDKVEDASVTEEEAPLLPEISENIGTIYLQLEVAAIDYAGLKNLLISLEKNLKFLEVANVSLSGDDTASLTLVTYYYK; this is translated from the coding sequence ATGAATTCCGCTCTCGCCAAGAAAAACAAAATAAATACTCTACTTAATCGCTATTTTAATTTGGGCGTTATTGTTCTGGCGATTTTCTTATTACTCTTGGCTTATATTCTAGTTTTGCGACCGAAGGCCGATGAAGTTGTTTTATCCGCTCAAGAGACTATTTATTCGCAACAGCGCTTACTTCAAGCCGAGCAGGCTCGCCTTGATCGATTGACGGCGGCCGTTGAGGCCTATAGCCAAATTAATCCGGTGGACATTGAGCGCGTCAATAATATTTTGCCGAGTGATTATGACAAAGAGGCGCTCTTTGGTGAAGTCGAGGAGTTGATTAATAATCAGGGATTTATTTTAACTAGTTTGGTAATTAAAAAAGATACTGATAAGGTTGAAGATGCTAGTGTGACTGAAGAAGAGGCGCCCCTCTTACCGGAAATTTCCGAAAATATTGGGACGATTTATTTACAGTTAGAGGTTGCGGCCATTGATTATGCGGGCCTAAAGAATCTTTTAATTTCCTTAGAAAAGAATTTAAAATTTCTTGAGGTTGCCAATGTTTCTTTATCGGGTGATGATACCGCCTCTTTAACTTTAGTGACTTATTATTATAAATAA
- a CDS encoding glutaredoxin domain-containing protein (Derived by automated computational analysis using gene prediction method: Protein Homology. GO_function: GO:0015035 - protein-disulfide reductase activity [Evidence IEA]) has product MKKSVKITLSVVAAFVLIGLAALLAKTQPNKVLYTSDSCPHCQNVEDFVVENKITDYVDFTTLEVSQNPQNAQMFNATAERCGIEPDQRGVPLFYDGETCYLGDVDIIKYFQDKKI; this is encoded by the coding sequence ATGAAAAAATCCGTCAAGATAACGCTATCAGTTGTCGCGGCCTTTGTCTTAATTGGTTTAGCCGCCCTGCTGGCCAAAACTCAGCCGAATAAAGTTTTATATACCAGTGATAGTTGTCCGCACTGTCAGAATGTTGAGGACTTTGTTGTGGAAAATAAAATTACGGACTACGTGGATTTTACCACCCTAGAAGTTTCACAAAATCCGCAGAATGCGCAAATGTTTAATGCAACTGCCGAACGCTGCGGGATTGAGCCTGACCAAAGAGGGGTGCCTTTATTCTATGATGGCGAAACTTGCTATCTTGGCGATGTTGATATCATTAAGTATTTCCAAGATAAGAAAATATGA
- the pilM gene encoding type IV pilus assembly protein PilM (Derived by automated computational analysis using gene prediction method: Protein Homology. GO_process: GO:0009297 - pilus assembly [Evidence IEA]), translated as MGLFTKTPPSFLGVDIGDSSIKMVELVRKGKKIYLKNYAFSENLKDLKFTKIEDSAYLAKAVAKIHTDAKIASRRVTASLPTFVVFSSIITLSGVDSKNLHEAVLEEARKVIPLPLDEMKIDYKIIPDAPTDKKDSNVRVFLTCSPRKIVRKYIDIFRQADMELAFLETETFSLVRSLVGNDKTTTMIVEIGANSTDISVVRESIPVLNRSLEICGSTLTQALADSLGMTFQQAEQLKMDLSLSTRSGAGGAADDGDFSGVIIKALGPIVSEIKYMLDFYNSSNATPVEKIVLSGGGALLGGLPDYLSSQLNLQVIIGDSFSRILYPNELKPIIHEVGPSLAVAVGLALREVEK; from the coding sequence ATGGGCTTATTTACAAAAACACCGCCTTCTTTTCTTGGCGTGGACATCGGCGATTCTTCCATTAAGATGGTGGAGTTGGTTCGCAAGGGGAAAAAGATATATTTAAAAAATTATGCTTTTAGTGAAAATCTTAAGGATCTTAAGTTCACTAAAATTGAAGACAGTGCTTATTTAGCTAAGGCCGTGGCTAAAATTCACACCGATGCCAAGATTGCTTCTCGTCGTGTGACGGCCTCTTTACCGACCTTCGTCGTCTTCTCTTCGATTATTACTTTAAGTGGTGTTGATTCAAAAAATTTACACGAAGCAGTTTTAGAAGAGGCTCGGAAAGTGATTCCTCTGCCTTTAGACGAAATGAAAATTGATTATAAAATTATTCCTGATGCCCCGACTGATAAAAAAGACAGCAATGTGCGCGTATTTTTGACCTGTTCGCCGCGCAAGATCGTTCGTAAATATATTGACATTTTTCGGCAAGCTGACATGGAGTTGGCTTTTTTAGAAACCGAAACTTTTTCACTCGTCCGGTCTTTGGTGGGTAATGACAAAACGACGACGATGATTGTTGAAATTGGTGCTAACAGTACCGACATCTCCGTGGTTCGCGAAAGCATCCCCGTTTTAAATCGCAGCTTGGAAATTTGCGGCTCCACCTTAACTCAGGCCTTAGCCGATTCTTTGGGGATGACTTTTCAACAAGCGGAACAGTTAAAAATGGATTTGTCCCTATCAACCCGTTCCGGAGCTGGTGGCGCGGCTGATGATGGCGATTTTTCTGGGGTGATTATTAAGGCCTTAGGGCCAATCGTTAGTGAGATAAAGTACATGTTGGATTTTTATAACTCTTCTAATGCCACGCCGGTGGAAAAAATTGTTTTGTCTGGGGGTGGGGCGCTCTTAGGTGGTCTGCCTGATTATTTAAGTAGCCAGCTTAATTTACAAGTGATTATTGGTGATTCTTTTAGCCGGATTTTGTATCCTAATGAATTAAAACCAATTATCCATGAGGTCGGTCCGAGTTTGGCTGTGGCGGTCGGCTTGGCGCTACGTGAAGTAGAAAAGTAA
- a CDS encoding hypothetical protein (Derived by automated computational analysis using gene prediction method: GeneMarkS-2+.) yields MTKKLALEEMIKKFDDLKKDHKLDLSSDQDLTIAIMNLVSIEEHFFFTGAKTGNPKYYDLLNEIREMRKELLKKIIKEYEGEVWCISKHLLAASYRLMEVGTKAQGRGKKDEAEDMFNKAYELYSLFWGLNMKLVQTDDLKKIDDGILNQHEQLGTKDEEAVPAATEPNKVETEETVKAEIKEVDQNEPEKKKNIGSKLGDLVRKVIDCCLE; encoded by the coding sequence ATGACTAAAAAATTAGCCTTAGAGGAAATGATTAAAAAGTTTGATGATTTAAAGAAAGATCATAAACTTGATTTATCTAGCGATCAAGATTTAACGATTGCGATTATGAATTTAGTTTCTATTGAAGAGCACTTTTTCTTTACGGGCGCGAAAACTGGTAATCCTAAATACTACGATTTGTTGAACGAGATTCGAGAGATGCGCAAAGAATTGTTAAAGAAAATTATTAAAGAATATGAAGGTGAAGTTTGGTGCATCTCTAAACATTTATTAGCAGCCTCTTACCGGCTCATGGAAGTGGGGACTAAAGCTCAAGGCCGAGGCAAGAAAGACGAGGCCGAGGATATGTTCAACAAGGCCTACGAACTCTATTCTTTATTCTGGGGTTTAAACATGAAACTAGTTCAGACCGATGATTTAAAAAAAATTGATGACGGCATTTTAAATCAGCACGAACAGTTGGGGACAAAAGATGAAGAGGCCGTCCCGGCGGCGACAGAACCGAATAAAGTTGAGACTGAAGAAACTGTTAAAGCGGAGATCAAAGAGGTTGATCAAAATGAACCAGAGAAGAAAAAAAATATTGGAAGTAAGCTCGGCGACTTAGTCAGAAAAGTGATTGATTGTTGTCTGGAGTAA
- a CDS encoding hypothetical protein (Derived by automated computational analysis using gene prediction method: GeneMarkS-2+.) → MKKQTTIGLLTLAALSWAPAAQAVCPVCVVAVGAGLGLSRRLGIDDSITGLWIGGLTVAMIMWTINWLRLKLGQKKFWPAVKCGTILLFIALIAWPLNTQGFLGHPLNKLWGVDKVLLGTILGGLVFWVMSVLYVYLKKENNDKAYFPFQKVVMPFGALTFFSLIFYFVTK, encoded by the coding sequence ATGAAAAAACAAACCACAATTGGACTCTTAACCCTAGCTGCTCTTAGTTGGGCGCCGGCCGCACAAGCCGTTTGTCCGGTTTGTGTAGTGGCCGTCGGGGCCGGATTAGGTCTTTCCCGGCGCTTGGGCATTGACGACAGTATCACCGGCCTTTGGATCGGCGGTTTAACTGTCGCCATGATTATGTGGACAATCAATTGGTTGCGGTTGAAGTTAGGACAAAAAAAATTCTGGCCCGCCGTTAAGTGTGGCACCATTTTATTATTCATCGCTCTAATTGCTTGGCCCTTAAATACGCAAGGATTTTTAGGGCACCCCTTGAATAAACTTTGGGGAGTAGATAAGGTTTTACTAGGAACTATTTTGGGCGGTTTAGTTTTTTGGGTGATGAGCGTTCTTTACGTTTACCTTAAAAAAGAAAACAACGACAAAGCCTACTTCCCTTTTCAAAAAGTAGTGATGCCTTTCGGCGCCCTCACTTTTTTCAGCCTCATCTTCTACTTTGTAACCAAATAA